A window of Bos taurus isolate L1 Dominette 01449 registration number 42190680 breed Hereford chromosome 19, ARS-UCD2.0, whole genome shotgun sequence contains these coding sequences:
- the CHMP6 gene encoding charged multivesicular body protein 6, with the protein MGNLFGRKKQSRVTEQDKAILQLKQQRDKLKQYQKRITQQLEREREIARQLLRDGRKERAKLLLKKKRYREQLLDKTENQITSLETMVQSIEFTQIEMKVIEGLKIGNECLNKMHQVMSIEEVERILDETQEAVDYQRQIDELLAGSFTQEDEDAILEELDAITQEQIELPAVPSEPLPEKIPEKVPVKARPRQAELVAAS; encoded by the exons CAACTGAAGCAGCAGCGGGACAAGCTGAAGCAGTACCAGAAGAGGATCACCCAGCAGCTGGAGCGGGAGCGGGAGATCGCCCGGCAGCTCCTGCGTGACGGCAGGAAGGA ACGGGCCAAGCTGCTGCTCAAGAAGAAGCGATACCGGGAGCAGCTCCTGGACAAGACAGAAAACCAGATCACCAGCCTGGAGACCATG GTCCAGAGTATTGAGTTCACCCAGATTGAAATGAAAGTGATCGAGGGGCTGAAGATTGGAAATGAGTGTCTGAATAAGATGCACCAG GTGATGTCCATAGAGGAGGTGGAGCGGATACTGGACGAGACGCAGGAGGCCGTGGACTACCAGCGG CAAATAGATGAGCTGTTGGCAGGAAGCTTCACTCAGGAGGATGAAGATGCCATCCTGGAGGAGCTGGACGCCATCACTCAG GAACAGATAGAGCTGCCAGCGGTTCCTTCAGAGCCCCTTCCTGAGAAGATCCCAG AGAAAGTCCCCGTCAAAGCCAGGCCCAGGCAGGCAGAACTGGTGGCAGCCTCGTAA